In one Natronosalvus amylolyticus genomic region, the following are encoded:
- a CDS encoding helix-turn-helix domain-containing protein — MIDFTLDMEQYDCPFIDTSDDHDVAFTAVQWEFDSRRRELETRMMVEGEDRSILESGLSTLQAHDNMQECTLFKKHEGTALLRTVIDETDAMRVIRDNHGYITGPFHIEDGSERWEVGFDTGDTADDALAELERNNEFDVLAEDDFELTELYDLLENADAASNLLEGCRSLSEVERQTLAVAARKGYFDQPRGATLQMLASEFDISDTAVSKNVRRAERKILKRVVDAMEGIE; from the coding sequence ATGATTGACTTCACGCTGGACATGGAGCAGTACGACTGCCCGTTCATCGACACCAGCGACGACCACGATGTCGCGTTCACGGCCGTCCAGTGGGAGTTCGATAGCCGGCGACGCGAACTCGAGACGCGGATGATGGTCGAAGGCGAGGACCGCTCGATTCTCGAGTCGGGCCTCTCGACGTTACAGGCTCACGACAATATGCAAGAGTGTACGTTGTTCAAAAAGCACGAGGGGACGGCACTGTTGCGAACCGTTATCGACGAAACAGACGCTATGCGCGTTATCCGGGACAATCACGGCTACATCACTGGCCCGTTTCACATCGAGGATGGAAGTGAACGCTGGGAGGTCGGATTCGATACCGGGGACACCGCCGATGACGCGCTCGCAGAACTCGAGCGGAACAACGAGTTCGACGTTCTCGCGGAAGACGATTTCGAGCTGACCGAACTGTATGACCTGCTCGAGAACGCCGACGCTGCGAGCAACTTACTCGAAGGCTGTCGGTCGTTATCGGAGGTCGAACGCCAGACGCTGGCGGTCGCAGCGAGAAAAGGCTACTTCGATCAACCGCGGGGAGCAACGCTGCAAATGCTCGCCTCGGAGTTCGACATCTCGGACACAGCCGTCTCGAAAAACGTCCGCCGAGCCGAACGAAAGATCCTCAAACGCGTCGTCGACGCGATGGAAGGAATCGAATGA
- a CDS encoding AMP-binding protein, whose translation MNWSDEPYRWVGDWAARRASLSPNRTAVVDATTKTSVTYGDLEDRANQTARLLETHDVTDGDRVAVVSRNRLEVFDLFFATGKTGGVLAPLSYRLAPPELAALLDLVDPNLLVIESPYVERLEHAIARSSVDPAVLEVETDDPAGGWDVYSDERPSDSSPVASRERSLSDPHLLLHTGGSTGTPKETTITHGSIYWNSMNTITAWGLRPDDVTPMVFPTFHTGGWNVLTLPLFHMGATVVIDREVEPTRVLEQVETYGATILVAVPAVLRAMATDDDWEATDLSSLRFVKSGGGPCRETIVRAWQRRGVDFSQGYGLTEIGPNNFAMPDDYGDDKVASVGKPVFHADARVVDEDGVELDDGGVGELELTGPHGAREYWRNPEASEETFGERASDSSPWVSTGDLARIDSDGYFHIEGRKKNMFISGGENVYPPEVEDVITEHDAVAEAIVVGVPDDQWGTVGKAVVELAEGYGPDVGTTGHTVETADGGTGTANMGSAESTERQLSLTLEDLEVFLDGKLARFKIPKYLAFVDEMPMSGPSKIDRAAIEDRFGGDGT comes from the coding sequence GTGAACTGGAGTGACGAACCGTATCGGTGGGTTGGCGATTGGGCGGCACGACGCGCATCGCTGAGCCCCAACCGAACCGCCGTCGTCGACGCGACAACGAAAACGAGCGTCACCTACGGCGACCTCGAGGACCGGGCAAATCAAACCGCGCGCCTGTTGGAAACGCACGACGTGACTGATGGTGACCGTGTCGCCGTCGTCTCGCGGAACCGACTCGAGGTGTTCGACCTGTTCTTTGCAACAGGAAAAACCGGCGGTGTGCTGGCTCCACTGTCCTATCGGTTGGCACCTCCGGAGTTGGCCGCGCTCCTCGACCTGGTCGACCCGAACCTGCTCGTTATCGAGTCGCCGTACGTCGAACGGCTCGAGCACGCCATTGCTCGCTCGTCGGTCGATCCGGCAGTCCTCGAAGTCGAGACAGACGATCCTGCGGGCGGCTGGGACGTCTATAGCGACGAACGGCCATCGGATTCGAGTCCAGTTGCGTCCCGGGAACGGTCCCTCTCTGATCCGCACCTGCTGTTACACACCGGCGGTTCGACCGGGACGCCCAAGGAGACGACGATCACCCACGGCTCGATTTACTGGAACTCGATGAACACCATTACCGCCTGGGGGCTTCGTCCGGACGACGTCACGCCGATGGTGTTTCCCACGTTCCACACCGGGGGCTGGAACGTTCTCACGCTCCCGCTGTTTCACATGGGGGCGACCGTCGTCATCGACCGCGAGGTCGAACCCACACGCGTCCTCGAGCAGGTCGAAACCTACGGCGCGACGATTCTCGTCGCTGTTCCCGCCGTGTTACGTGCGATGGCGACCGACGACGACTGGGAGGCAACCGACCTCTCGAGTCTTCGCTTCGTGAAAAGCGGCGGCGGCCCCTGCCGGGAAACCATCGTCCGTGCCTGGCAACGGCGTGGAGTCGACTTCTCACAGGGCTACGGATTGACCGAAATCGGGCCGAACAACTTCGCGATGCCCGACGATTACGGCGACGACAAGGTGGCGAGCGTCGGCAAACCCGTCTTCCACGCGGATGCGCGGGTGGTCGACGAGGACGGGGTCGAACTCGACGACGGTGGGGTCGGCGAACTCGAACTGACCGGCCCACACGGTGCGCGCGAGTACTGGCGCAATCCCGAGGCGTCAGAAGAAACCTTCGGAGAGCGAGCATCGGACTCGAGTCCCTGGGTATCCACAGGCGATCTGGCTCGAATCGATTCGGACGGCTACTTCCACATCGAGGGGCGAAAGAAGAACATGTTCATCAGCGGCGGAGAAAACGTGTACCCGCCAGAAGTCGAGGATGTCATCACCGAACACGATGCCGTCGCCGAAGCCATTGTCGTCGGCGTTCCCGACGATCAGTGGGGAACCGTCGGCAAGGCGGTCGTCGAACTCGCCGAAGGATATGGCCCCGATGTGGGAACGACGGGCCACACCGTCGAAACTGCTGACGGCGGAACGGGAACCGCAAACATGGGATCGGCCGAGTCTACCGAGAGGCAATTGTCACTCACGCTCGAGGACCTCGAGGTGTTCCTTGACGGCAAACTCGCCCGATTCAAGATTCCCAAGTATCTCGCGTTCGTCGACGAGATGCCGATGAGCGGCCCCTCGAAGATCGATCGTGCGGCTATCGAAGATCGATTTGGTGGTGACGGGACGTGA
- a CDS encoding alpha/beta fold hydrolase — protein sequence MRQATNGDVRLAYEVSGPSDGEPVVFIEGLGYGRWMWRWQQEPLAADYHTVLWDNRGTGESDVPEGPYSIETMAADLEAVLEDAGIDRAHVVGASMGGMIAQRYALEYDRAASLSLLCTTPGGPDAVPVPDATQEQMFAAPPDADERERIKHRMRPAVSDSFYENEPELVERIVDWRLESDASDPAKQAQAAGVATFDATDELPNLETPTLIMHGEADRVLPVENAHLLAELLPNARLEVVGGGPHLFFIESADWVTDRLEAFFEANPIDTGGV from the coding sequence ATGAGACAGGCGACCAACGGCGACGTTCGGCTGGCCTACGAGGTCAGCGGGCCATCCGATGGCGAACCGGTCGTGTTCATCGAGGGACTGGGCTACGGCCGGTGGATGTGGCGCTGGCAACAGGAGCCACTCGCCGCAGACTATCACACGGTGCTGTGGGACAATCGCGGCACGGGCGAGTCGGACGTTCCCGAGGGACCGTACTCGATCGAAACCATGGCCGCCGATCTCGAGGCCGTCCTCGAAGACGCCGGTATCGACCGGGCACACGTCGTGGGGGCGAGCATGGGTGGGATGATCGCCCAGCGCTATGCCCTCGAATACGACCGGGCGGCGTCACTCTCGCTGTTGTGTACGACGCCGGGCGGACCGGACGCCGTGCCAGTGCCGGACGCGACGCAGGAACAAATGTTCGCCGCGCCCCCCGATGCCGACGAACGCGAGCGCATCAAACACCGAATGCGCCCAGCCGTCTCCGATAGCTTCTACGAGAACGAACCCGAACTCGTCGAACGAATCGTGGACTGGCGACTCGAGAGCGACGCCAGCGACCCGGCGAAACAGGCACAGGCGGCTGGCGTGGCGACGTTCGACGCGACGGACGAACTGCCGAACCTCGAGACGCCGACGCTCATCATGCACGGCGAGGCCGACCGTGTGTTGCCCGTGGAAAACGCACACCTGCTCGCAGAGCTATTGCCGAACGCCAGACTCGAGGTTGTCGGGGGCGGCCCACACCTGTTTTTCATCGAGTCGGCTGACTGGGTCACAGATCGACTCGAGGCGTTTTTCGAAGCCAACCCGATCGACACTGGAGGTGTCTGA
- a CDS encoding MaoC family dehydratase, translated as MSIAQPGDQTRSRREITTDRIEQFADITGDDNPLHLDPEYAATGLFDGRISHGMLAAGVISSALAKLPGDIIYLSQDLSFEQPVYPGETVTATANVVEALGDNQFRVETIARTDDGVVVDGEATVLALARDEAAD; from the coding sequence ATGTCGATAGCTCAACCTGGCGACCAGACGCGCTCGCGCCGAGAGATTACAACGGATCGTATCGAACAGTTCGCGGACATCACCGGCGACGACAACCCACTACATCTCGATCCGGAGTACGCGGCAACGGGCCTCTTCGATGGCCGGATCAGTCACGGAATGCTCGCTGCAGGCGTTATCTCGAGCGCGCTGGCCAAACTCCCTGGAGACATCATCTATCTTTCACAGGACCTCTCGTTCGAGCAGCCAGTGTATCCCGGCGAGACGGTCACGGCAACTGCAAACGTTGTCGAAGCGCTCGGCGACAATCAATTCCGAGTCGAAACGATCGCTCGCACGGACGACGGTGTCGTTGTCGACGGCGAAGCCACGGTACTCGCACTCGCTCGAGACGAGGCCGCAGACTGA
- a CDS encoding RNA-guided pseudouridylation complex pseudouridine synthase subunit Cbf5, with protein sequence MIRRGPPSERPPTALLQFGVVNLDKPPGPSSHQVSGWIRDAVAETLSEAGKTPIDRASHAGTLDPKVTGCLPLMLGHATRLAPAFLEGRKEYVAVLECHGPVPTDARSVIAEFEGPLYQKPPRKSAVSRRLRVREIYDLEVLETSERKVLLRIRCESGTYVRKLCHDLGLALGTGAHMGHLRRTETAPFDDSTLVSAYELLDALAFWNEDDDPDPLLEIVQPAERILEGLPGITIAPSAAESVATGAPVYAPGVIDADIEFVGEDGSPPLVACYTPDGAAICLGKLVGDPTADTGTVVALERVLV encoded by the coding sequence ATGATTCGACGTGGCCCGCCATCCGAGCGACCGCCCACAGCTCTGTTACAGTTCGGGGTCGTCAATCTCGATAAGCCCCCTGGTCCGTCCTCCCATCAGGTGAGCGGCTGGATTCGTGACGCCGTCGCAGAGACGCTCAGCGAGGCTGGTAAGACACCGATAGATCGGGCTTCACATGCAGGTACGCTCGACCCAAAAGTCACCGGGTGCCTCCCGCTCATGCTCGGCCACGCGACCCGTCTTGCCCCGGCATTTCTCGAGGGGCGAAAGGAGTACGTCGCTGTCCTCGAGTGCCACGGGCCGGTACCAACTGATGCCCGATCGGTCATCGCAGAGTTCGAAGGACCGCTCTACCAGAAGCCGCCACGAAAGAGCGCTGTCTCACGTCGGTTGCGAGTTCGCGAAATATACGACCTCGAGGTTCTCGAAACCAGCGAACGGAAGGTCCTGTTACGGATTCGCTGTGAGAGCGGGACCTACGTCCGGAAGCTGTGTCACGACCTGGGGCTGGCACTTGGCACTGGAGCCCATATGGGTCATCTTCGACGAACCGAAACGGCACCGTTCGACGATTCGACGCTCGTCTCTGCGTACGAACTCCTCGACGCACTGGCGTTCTGGAACGAAGACGACGATCCGGACCCTCTCCTCGAAATCGTCCAGCCGGCCGAACGGATTCTCGAGGGCCTCCCGGGGATTACCATCGCTCCCAGTGCAGCCGAGTCGGTCGCCACCGGTGCGCCAGTGTACGCGCCCGGCGTTATCGACGCGGACATCGAGTTCGTCGGCGAGGACGGTTCGCCTCCGCTCGTCGCCTGTTATACTCCCGACGGAGCGGCTATTTGTCTGGGAAAACTCGTCGGCGACCCCACAGCCGATACAGGGACGGTCGTCGCGCTCGAGCGCGTATTGGTGTAG
- the cmk gene encoding (d)CMP kinase — protein sequence MLLTVSGPPGGGKTTNAELLADEFGFEHVSGGDIFRQLADERGYTPLEFNKLAEENDQIDRDLDRRLREIAVEREDLVLESRLAGWLAAEQADLKFWLDAPLAVRGERIAEREEKTPERAMEETRAREASEVHRYREYYGIEFDDLSIYDLSVNTARWGPESVADMLVTAVEAYDSRSDEGKTPVDIDAEF from the coding sequence ATGTTACTAACCGTCTCCGGTCCACCGGGCGGGGGAAAAACCACGAACGCCGAGTTGCTGGCCGACGAATTCGGCTTCGAGCACGTCAGCGGGGGCGATATTTTCCGACAGCTGGCCGACGAGCGCGGCTATACGCCACTCGAGTTCAATAAACTGGCCGAGGAGAACGATCAGATTGACCGCGATCTGGACCGGCGACTCCGCGAGATTGCCGTCGAACGCGAGGATCTAGTGCTCGAATCGCGACTGGCGGGCTGGCTCGCCGCCGAGCAAGCTGACCTCAAGTTCTGGCTCGATGCGCCCCTCGCCGTTCGGGGCGAACGAATCGCCGAGCGAGAGGAAAAAACGCCCGAACGAGCAATGGAGGAAACTCGCGCACGCGAAGCAAGCGAGGTCCATCGCTATCGCGAGTACTATGGCATCGAGTTCGACGACCTCAGCATCTACGACCTCTCGGTGAACACCGCACGGTGGGGTCCGGAATCGGTCGCCGATATGCTCGTCACCGCCGTCGAAGCCTACGATAGCCGGTCTGACGAGGGGAAAACACCTGTCGACATCGACGCGGAGTTCTAA